The following proteins come from a genomic window of Athalia rosae chromosome 1, iyAthRosa1.1, whole genome shotgun sequence:
- the LOC105683617 gene encoding odorant receptor 4-like has product MSKRLSGGEEFDSLIAPVKMLTRFISTWPFDEQDHATDKSIFRFRLFQIIHYAIILGLMFGLGIAVLMDGIRNWGAMEELTECTLIASSFLLCFFRVIIFLFQSKNVLIIVRDMRKDWATSSEEDRKVLRKNCGSSYKLAKFFISSVVFTIIAFMAMPALEIVVLGSEERNLPFRGYFGIDASQSPIYELLYALEVSGGAIGGATIAGVTSFNLVTIMHASAKFSVLQRHISLIKNDDERSKDLLRSCIQEHQKAIEFADRLEEVINKVALGQFLSSTGMVCFAGLQITSMLEDTGRLMKYSSFLNSAIFELFIFSFSGNELAVQSGGIANSGFNSDWVGSSFGKNLQIMMMRATKPSKITAAKFYDMSLESFSTVLSTSFSYFTTLRAVNEEG; this is encoded by the exons ATGTCTAAAAGGCTCAGCGGAGGGGAAGAATTCGACAGTTTGATAGCGCCTGTGAAAATGTTAACTAGATTTATATCAACTTGGCCATTTGATGAGCAGGATCATGCTaccgataaatcaatttttcggttCCGATTATTTCAAATCATTCATTACGCGATAATTCTGGGATTAATGTTCGGCTTAGGGATAGCGGTTTTGATGGACGGTATTCGCAATTGGGGTGCGATGgaggaattgaccgagtgcaCCCTTATAgcatcttcttttcttttatgtttttttcgtGTTATCATCTTCTTATTCCAGTCGAAAAACGTGTTGATAATTGTGAGGGATATGCGGAAGGACTGGGCGACCTCGTCTGAAGAAGATAGGaaagttttgagaaaaaattgtggTTCTTCTTATAAACTGGCTAAATTCTTCATATCGAGTGTGGTTTTTACCATCATCGCATTTATGGCCATGCCTGCTTTGgaa ATCGTCGTACTTGGATCGGAAGAACGGAATCTACCTTTCCGTGGTTACTTTGGCATCGACGCATCGCAGTCACCAATTTACGAATTACTTTACGCTCTCGAAGTGTCCGGGGGAGCAATAGGAGGTGCTACGATTGCTGGGGTAACCAGTTTCAATTTGGTAACGATAATGCACGCAAGtgcaaaattttccgttctccAAAGACATATATCACTCATTAAGAATGACGATGAAAGATCTAAAGACCTCCTTCGCTCGTGTATTCAGGAGCACCAAAAAGCAATTGA ATTTGCCGACAGGCTCGAGGAGGTCATTAACAAAGTGGCTCTTGGTCAGTTTCTATCCAGCACCGGAATGGTCTGTTTTGCAGGACTTCAAATAACGTCG ATGTTGGAGGACACTGGTCGTCTGATGAAGTACTCGTCTTTCTTGAACTCTGCTATATTCGAACTATTCATCTTTAGTTTCAGTGGAAATGAATTAGCGGTGCAG aGTGGAGGAATCGCCAATTCCGGTTTCAATAGCGATTGGGTCGGCAGTTCCTTTGGTAAAAATCTGCAGATTATGATGATGAGGGCAACAAAACCAAGTAAAATAACAGCTGCTAAATTCTATGATATGTCACTGGAGAGTTTCTCAACG GTCCTGAGCACTTCCTTCTCGTACTTTACTACTTTGAGAGCAGTGAACGAAGAAGGTTGA
- the LOC105683629 gene encoding tubulin--tyrosine ligase-like protein 12, which yields MDGISLYQTFLRIHQPQLEFTGVPVIFWETLFKKLQKQIFDSGLVFQLARIDYEDNEKTATDPVWKLFTSSEAKVSAQNPENIYLIDHAWTYGLNSARQNLTQVPGLLDRMCGLMGYDVEESENNKVEFILSEMWRYNQFYALRSAPTVEDGMPIWYIMDEVGSAINHSDDPNFRIVPFLHVPEGVAYTLLYPLRDSESDEEVTRDFTEGQNTDPHVKRALLLPWSQDESFMQEDFIQEEPTDDYFLYGHIRESLADATALPQHPVDSPLRVFSQYSLVNEFLTDPGFEIVQTEQEADILWLTSHFKEFRELSIDAPRVFVNQFPFENVLTIKDLLCIVCRRKAGLKKYDFQTLETFPSWLPTTYNLKTELVKFVSYFQHRESKGLGNHWICKPWNLARGLDTHITNNLYHILRLPSTGPKIAQKYIEDPVLYSRPELGRVKFDIRYVVLLKSVRPLKVYVYSNFFLRFANKVFALNNFDDYEQHFTVMNYGNEISLYHLKCVDFIAEWEKQYPEFDWSKKVETKILAMLEEVFEAAIGADAPRGLAHNEQSRALYAADIMLEWRHEEIHPVLLEVNFTPDCKRACDYYPNFYNDIFKLLFLDVENPELFHKLYTAQK from the coding sequence ATGGATGGCATAAGTTTGTATCAGACGTTCCTTCGCATCCATCAACCTCAATTAGAGTTCACTGGAGTTCCCGTAATATTCTGGGAAACTCTGTTTAAAAAACTGCAAAAGCAAATATTCGACTCCGGTCTAGTTTTCCAATTAGCTCGTATCGATTAtgaagataatgaaaaaacggCTACAGATCCTGTCTGGAAACTGTTCACGTCCTCCGAAGCAAAGGTCTCAGCACAGAATCCAGAAAACATCTATCTCATTGACCATGCTTGGACCTACGGCCTAAATTCAGCTCGACAAAATTTGACCCAAGTTCCAGGTCTTTTAGATCGAATGTGTGGTTTAATGGGATATGACGTAGAAGAATCTGAGAATAATAAGGTGGAGTTTATTCTTTCCGAAATGTGGCGCTATAATCAGTTTTATGCTCTCCGTTCTGCACCAACAGTTGAAGACGGTATGCCAATTTGGTACATAATGGATGAAGTTGGTTCTGCCATAAATCACTCAGATGATCCAAATTTTCGCATAGTTCCCTTTCTCCATGTACCTGAAGGCGTAGCGTACACTCTTCTATATCCTCTCAGAGATTCCGAATCTGATGAAGAAGTAACCAGAGATTTTACAGAGGGACAAAATACAGATCCACACGTCAAACGGGCACTGTTACTACCTTGGAGTCAAGATGAGAGCTTTATGCAAGAGGATTTTATTCAGGAAGAGCCTACTGATGATTACTTTCTGTACGGACACATCAGGGAGAGCTTAGCTGATGCGACAGCCCTTCCCCAGCACCCTGTGGATTCTCCGTTACGAGTATTTTCGCAGTACAGTCTCGTGAATGAATTCCTAACTGACCCTGGCTTCGAGATTGTACAAACAGAGCAAGAAGCGGATATTCTTTGGCTAACTTCACATTTCAAAGAGTTCAGAGAGCTTAGCATAGATGCACCAAGGGTATTCGTGAACCAATTTCCATTTGAAAATGTTCTCACTATAAAGGATCTACTTTGCATTGTGTGCAGGAGAAAAGCTggcttgaaaaaatatgattttcaaaCGCTGGAGACATTCCCATCGTGGCTACCAACGACTTATAATTTAAAAACAGAGCTTGTTAAATTTGTATCTTACTTCCAGCACCGAGAATCGAAGGGCCTCGGTAATCACTGGATATGTAAACCATGGAACTTGGCAAGAGGACTAGACACACATATAACTAACAACCTGTATCACATATTAAGACTTCCTAGTACAGGTCCAAAAATAGCGCAAAAGTATATAGAAGATCCAGTTTTGTATAGTAGACCCGAACTAGGAAGAGTTAAATTTGATATAAGATACGTTGTTCTTTTGAAATCGGTACGCCCGTTGAAAGTCTAcgtttattcgaatttcttcttGAGATTTGCTAACAAAGTATTTGCCTTGAATAACTTTGACGACTATGAGCAGCACTTCACAGTTATGAACTATGGAAATGAGATTTCCTTGTATCACTTAAAATGCGTTGACTTTATTGCCGAATGGGAGAAACAGTATCCGGAATTCGACTGGAGCAAAAAGGTAGAGACAAAGATCCTGGCTATGTTAGAAGAAGTCTTTGAAGCAGCTATTGGAGCAGATGCACCCAGAGGATTGGCCCACAACGAGCAAAGCAGAGCCCTTTATGCAGCTGATATAATGCTCGAATGGAGGCACGAAGAGATCCACCCCGTTTTACTGGAAGTAAACTTTACACCGGACTGTAAAAGGGCTTGCGACTATTATCCGAATTTTTACAACGATATTTTTAAACTCCTATTCTTGGACGTTGAAAACCCAGAGCTTTTTCATAAGCTCTATACGGCACAGAAAtga